A segment of the Pseudomonadota bacterium genome:
TGATTGGGCGGCTGTATTTTGAAGGGGCGAGCCGGGGGGGTACCTAAGAGAAAAAAGGGGGCTTGACAAAGCTATGACAGGGCGGAACCACCTTTTTCGATGTAACGTTAGCCTATGCGACTTCCCAATGCGGAAAAAGCAGTGGTTGAAATCGCCAAGCTTCAGGACTACTGTCTAAGCACCGGGCATCCAGAGGGGCGTCATAAGGCAGACGTATTTTATTCTGTCCTGGACCTTAGCTCCCAGGACGCAAAGGAACTACAAGTTGCGCTATTTGCGGCGGCCAGGGAAAACGAAGCGATTGCGACTGATCACGACGCCTATGGTCAACGTTATGTGGTCGATTTCGTGATGCGCCGTGGAGGTCGGGAGGCTACTGTTCGTTCCTCCTAGATCATACGGACATTGGAAAATTCTCCCCGGTTGACAAGCTGCTTTGTATTGTGAGGGTCACAATGAAACTTCTTGACGTCGTTGCACTAACAGAAGACATTCCGGAGAAACGTTTGCTACGTGGGCAGGTTGGTACGATTGTCGAGCAACTAACGCCGGGGGTCTTTGAGGTCGAATTCGCAGACATTAACGGCCGAACCTACGCATTAATTGCTCTGCCGAAAACCCGGTTGATGGTGCTGCATCACCAACCTGCCGACCGGGCAGCTTAGATTTTCCGCGGTACGTCGGAATCGAGGTAACCCGCGTGGATCAACGGGGTCAGCCCGCGTAGATCAGCGGACATGGTGGATCTCTTGGCCCAGCATGTCGGGGGTGACCAGGACCACCCCTTGGGGGCTAACGTGAAAGCACTTGCCGTCTTCTTCCAGATCCTCCCCGATGACCGTACCGTCGGGAATGCCGCAGCTCTTGTCGAGGATGGCGCGGCGGATGCGGCAATGGGAACCGATCTCGACATCGGGAAGAACGACGCACTCCTCCACCGTGGTATACGACTCGATGCGCACATTGGAAAACAAGAGTGAACGGCCCACCTGGGCCCCGGAGATGATACAGCCTCCTGACACCATGGATTCGAGCGCCGTGCCACGGCGCTGCGCTTCGTTGAACACGAATTTGGCTGGAGGCAACTGTTCCTGATAGGTCCAGATGGGCCACTGCTGGTCGTAGAGGTTGAGCTTCGGCGTCATGGCGATCAATTCCATGTTGGCGGCATAGTAAGCATCGACGGTCCCCACGTCGCGCCAGTACGCTTCGCTGCTCCCGTCCGCTTGCCGAAAGGGATAGGCGTGAACCGCATAGCGATGGATGACCGAGGGGATGAGATCTTTGCCGAAATCGTGGCTAGACCCCTCGGTATCGGCGTCCCTGATGAGCTGCTCGTAGAGAAAATCGGTATTGAAGACATAGATCCCCATGGATACGAGCGCCGCATCGGCGCAACCGGGCATTGGCTCCGGGTTCTTGGGTTTTTCCTGGAAGCGCACGACCCGGAAATGGTCATCGACCGACATGATCCCGAAGCCGCTCGCCTCGCTCAAGGGGACCTCGATGCAACCGATCGTGAGGTCGGCCTTGTGCTCGAAGTGGAAGGCCAGCATAGGCCCGTAGTCCATCTTGTAGACATGGTCGCCGGCCAGGACCAACACGTAGCTCGGTTTGTAGGTCCGGAGGATATCGATGTTTTGATACAAGGCGTCCGCGGTACCCCGATACCAGGCCTCATGGACGCGCTGAGAGGCGGGAAGGATCTCAACGAATTCCCCCAATTCCTTGTGCAAAAACCCCCAGCCGCCCTGCAGATGGCGGATGAGCGAATGGGCCTTGTACTGCGTCAGCACCCCAATGCGCCGGATCCCGGAATTCACGCAATTGGAAAGAGAAAAATCGACGATCCGGAACTTGCCTCCGAAGGGCACCGCAGGCTTTGCCCGCCAGTGGGTCAGGTCCTTCAGCCGGTCGCCGCGCCCGCCCGCCAGGATCAAGGCGAGTGTGGTGCGCGTCAGGCGGCTGACGAATCGCAGGCTGTTCTGTAGTGGCATGGATGTTTGGGACGCCTCTCTGTCAGATTATAGTGGAATTGCGGCCGCGGCATTGTTCCGCTGAACGGATGCCGAAGGCGCATGCTTCCGGACCCGCCCACGATACGCGGCATTCGGCTAACGGGTCACCGGATCAAACGCTCGAGCAGCAATGGGGCGAGATCGCGCCTGCCGTCCAGTACGCCGAGGACATAAACACTATCGACATCAAACCGGTAGATGATGCGCCAAGGCCGGACGATGATCGCTCGGTACGCGAGCACGCCGAGTTGCTTCAACTCTGGAACAAAGCGCCCGCGTTCCGGCAAGAACGCCAGGTTTTCCGCGGAATGTTCAAGCCGGTCGAGGACGGCAAGTGCGTTTTCGACGCTGTCATGGGCAATGAAACGAGCGATCTCTTCAACGTCTGTGTGTGCCGTTTCCGTCCACAGAACCTCATAGCGAGGCTTTGCCGCGCTCAAGCTCTTTCCTCAGGCTATTGAAGGCGTCGCGTTGCCCAACCACTCGATTGCGGCGAATATCGGCCTCGCCTTGCACCAGGAGCTTCAGCATGAGCAATCCCTGCTCGAGCTTGCGGAAGGAGGCTATGTCGTGCACGACCGCCGTGGCGGTGCCGTTCTGGGTCAAGACGATGGCCTCGCCGCTTTCCTTGATTCGGGCCAGCAGTTGGCTGGCCTCGCTCTTGAATTCGCTGAGACTGATGATGGATTCGCTCATAGCTAT
Coding sequences within it:
- a CDS encoding type II toxin-antitoxin system Phd/YefM family antitoxin gives rise to the protein MSESIISLSEFKSEASQLLARIKESGEAIVLTQNGTATAVVHDIASFRKLEQGLLMLKLLVQGEADIRRNRVVGQRDAFNSLRKELERGKASL
- the glgC gene encoding glucose-1-phosphate adenylyltransferase; this encodes MPLQNSLRFVSRLTRTTLALILAGGRGDRLKDLTHWRAKPAVPFGGKFRIVDFSLSNCVNSGIRRIGVLTQYKAHSLIRHLQGGWGFLHKELGEFVEILPASQRVHEAWYRGTADALYQNIDILRTYKPSYVLVLAGDHVYKMDYGPMLAFHFEHKADLTIGCIEVPLSEASGFGIMSVDDHFRVVRFQEKPKNPEPMPGCADAALVSMGIYVFNTDFLYEQLIRDADTEGSSHDFGKDLIPSVIHRYAVHAYPFRQADGSSEAYWRDVGTVDAYYAANMELIAMTPKLNLYDQQWPIWTYQEQLPPAKFVFNEAQRRGTALESMVSGGCIISGAQVGRSLLFSNVRIESYTTVEECVVLPDVEIGSHCRIRRAILDKSCGIPDGTVIGEDLEEDGKCFHVSPQGVVLVTPDMLGQEIHHVR
- a CDS encoding type II toxin-antitoxin system RelE/ParE family toxin — protein: MSAAKPRYEVLWTETAHTDVEEIARFIAHDSVENALAVLDRLEHSAENLAFLPERGRFVPELKQLGVLAYRAIIVRPWRIIYRFDVDSVYVLGVLDGRRDLAPLLLERLIR
- a CDS encoding DUF4926 domain-containing protein, with protein sequence MKLLDVVALTEDIPEKRLLRGQVGTIVEQLTPGVFEVEFADINGRTYALIALPKTRLMVLHHQPADRAA